In Nostoc edaphicum CCNP1411, the sequence GTCACAGTGATGGGCGATTAGTGCTAATTGATTTTGGGGCTTCCAAAGTGCTGACGGCAACAGTGCAAACTAAAATGGGCACTGTTATTGGCTCACACGGTTACACTGCACTTGAGCAGATGCAAGATGGAAAAGCTTATCCAGCCAGTGATTTATTCAGTTTGGGGGCGACTTGTTTTCATCTACTGACTGGGGTTCGCCCATCTCAACTGTGGATAAAGCAAGGTTATGGTTGGGTTGCGTCTTGGCGGCAATATTTGACTAACCCAGGTAGGAATGAGATTTCTGTGTCTATAGAGTTGGGTGAAGTTTTGGATAAGCTGTTGCAACTAGAAATCCAAAAGCGTTACCAATCGGCTGATGAAGTCATCACTGACTTGACATCTCAGCTATCACCATTGTCATCAGTTCCCCCAACTATACTTACACCAACATTTACAGCTACCGCAGCAAACAAAGGGTCAGTTTCATCAAAAATAAATATCAAGCTGAAAAGTCAACTGCTGTTAGGTTCTAGCATTTTAGCGTTGGGATTAGGGGGAGTTTGGTATTTCCAGACTCGCCCCCATACAATAAGCGAATATTCTCCGTCTATTCCTGAACCTCTTTCTGAGCCTATTCAGTCCCAAAAAAGCAAAAGCGTCTCGGAAAATTATTTTCTACCCAAACCCCTCAAGGGACATTACAGCGATGTGAATTCCGTAGCTTTCAGTTCTGATGGTACAACCCTGGGTAGTGCCAGTGATGATAAGACAATCAAGCTATGGAATCTGGCAAGTGGACAGGAAATCCGCACCCTAAAAGGACATTCCAATTGGATTTGGACTGTAGGCTTCAGTCCTGATAGCAAAACCCTCGCCAGTGGTAGTGCGGACATGAAAATCAAACTGTGGAATTTGGAGACAGGAAAGTTAATCAGAACTTTGGAGGGACATAGCGACGGAATTACTTCCGTCGCTTTTAGTCCTGATGGCAAAACCCTTGCTAGTGGTAGTGCTAGTAAGGACATGAAAATCAAACTATGGAAGCTAGAGACAGGAAAGTTAATTCGCACCTTAGAAGGACATATCAATGGTGTTCCATCTGTAGTTTTCAGTCCTGATGGCAAAACCCTCGCTAGCGGTAGCTGGGACAAGACGATTAAATTGTGGAATGTGGAGACAGGAAAGTTAATCCGCACCTTAGAAGGAAATGCAGAGTCGATTCTTTCAGTCGCTTTTGCTCCCGATGGCGTCACCCTTGCCAGTGGCAGTAGAGATAAGACAATTAAATTGTGGAATGTGAAGACCGGAAAGTTAATCCACACTTTAAAGGGACATAATGATAAGGTTAATTCTGTTGCTTTTTTGCCAAGCAAAAGTTCAGATGGTGTCACCCTTATTAGTGGCAGTAGTGACAAGACAATCAAATTTTGGAATCCAGTCACAGGAAAGGAAATCCGCACTTTAGAGACGGGTTCTGGATATATTTATGCTGTTGCCATTAGCCCAGATGGACAAACTATTGCCGGTGGTGGCAGTGGTGAGAACATTCTCAAGATTTGGCAGATGATTAATTGAAAAGTGCTGATAGTGAAGATTCGGGATAGGTGTCCACTTTTTCGCATTCCATCCCATAATATTTATTTAGTTTGGCTAAAACCTCAGCTAAGTCGTAGCTTCAAGAGATGGTATTAGCGAGGACTGTTTTATGATAATATTCTTTACGTGATCAGGATTTTAGCTTAAAAAATATCACCATCCCTTTTTCAATCTACCTGCAAGTGTGGGTTGAATATAGGTTTTTTGCTGTCAAAAAATATTCACAACTAAAAGGTTATGATTAATATATTTTTCCTGCTAATACTATTTTCTTCACTTCTAGGGCGAATTAAATTTCCGGGAATAAATATTGGCATTCATTATTTATTACTTCCTGCATTTAGCTTTGGGATAATCAGTTTATCTACCAAAAATATACCAGAAATTTTAAGAAAGCATAGAATCATTTTGATATCTATCAGTCTACTG encodes:
- a CDS encoding serine/threonine-protein kinase, encoding MLCCVNPDCQKPLNPDKNNYCHSCKAELIPLLGGRYRPTQVLSDEGGFGRTYLAKDVHKLNECCVVKQFAPKLQGTGPLTKAVELFKQEASRLQELAEHPQIPTLLAYFEQNSYLFLVQQFIDGQNLLKECETRGTYNETEIRQLLLDLLPVLKFIHQRGVIHRDIKPQNIIRRHSDGRLVLIDFGASKVLTATVQTKMGTVIGSHGYTALEQMQDGKAYPASDLFSLGATCFHLLTGVRPSQLWIKQGYGWVASWRQYLTNPGRNEISVSIELGEVLDKLLQLEIQKRYQSADEVITDLTSQLSPLSSVPPTILTPTFTATAANKGSVSSKINIKLKSQLLLGSSILALGLGGVWYFQTRPHTISEYSPSIPEPLSEPIQSQKSKSVSENYFLPKPLKGHYSDVNSVAFSSDGTTLGSASDDKTIKLWNLASGQEIRTLKGHSNWIWTVGFSPDSKTLASGSADMKIKLWNLETGKLIRTLEGHSDGITSVAFSPDGKTLASGSASKDMKIKLWKLETGKLIRTLEGHINGVPSVVFSPDGKTLASGSWDKTIKLWNVETGKLIRTLEGNAESILSVAFAPDGVTLASGSRDKTIKLWNVKTGKLIHTLKGHNDKVNSVAFLPSKSSDGVTLISGSSDKTIKFWNPVTGKEIRTLETGSGYIYAVAISPDGQTIAGGGSGENILKIWQMIN